The following DNA comes from Brassica oleracea var. oleracea cultivar TO1000 chromosome C5, BOL, whole genome shotgun sequence.
GTAAAAATTTTGTTATAAAATAAGTGTTATTTTATGATTTCAATACAAAAAGGGTTAACTTATATGATATATGACTTTTTATATGTTCTAGTTCACTTCTTATTGATTGAAATATAGTTAGAAATTTGTTGAAATATAGTTAGATATAGAGCTTATTTGTCAGTTAACTAAAAAATGGGAATTAGTTATGTAAAAAGAGAGTAGAGAGAGACGGGAAGAAAAAGTAGGAGACGTGGTGGTGGTTTTGGGTAGTCACTTGTTTTCGCTTAGAAAATATACAAATAAAATACTTTTTTAGTTTATATATAGAAATCTAAAACGAAAATTAAAATGAAATAAAAAGAGTGTATATGACTTCTAAATTATATGCAACTTAAAGGTTGGTGAAATCAAGTAAGGCCCCACTGAATCATCAAATCATACCGAGCCTCCTCTTTTCCTCTATTTTTTTAGGGTTTTTAGTAATTAAACCCGTTAACTAAAGATGAATCGTAAGAAAAAAAACCAACTAAAAATCATGTGAAATAAACTCTCAACTTTAATTCCGTTAACATATGTTACCCTCCGTAACGTGATGGAGGGTGATATGTTAACGTTTTATAAGTTGAGGGTTTATAATGTTGAAAACTTAATTGAACGATTTTTTTACGATTCAAAAACAGTTGAGGGGTTTTATCACTAAAATTCATTAAATGTTATTAAATTATTTATTATCATTTATACATTGTTTTAGATTGATTTATACGCCTTTAAAACTAATTTATAAATTTAATACATTAATCTATTATAAAATTAATTTATACATGTTAAATTAATAATTTTCAACACTACTTACAACTTATTATAACTTTAAAATATTAAATTATTTGATATTTGGCAATAGTGATATAAAAAAATTGTGTGTTTATATCGTCACTGTCAAATATCAAATAATTTAAAGTTTCTAAGTTATATTAAGTCTTAAATAGTGTGGAGGATAATTCATCCATGAAGTCAATCTTTCTATTTAGAGTATGTCGCATTTTTCTATTTTCATGATTTCCGTCCTCCGGCTCATACTTTCCCCTTATCCCCCATAAATAATGCATGATTATTTTTATTCTCATTGATTTCTGAATAAATACGTTATATTTTTATTTTCTTGATCAATAATATATTTGATATATTGTTCTTGATTTATTGTATTACTTTATGTTTCAATAGTATCACGAATAATGTTAAATTATTTTATCCTAACAAGTAGCAAAAATTGTAAAAACTTATAAAATCACTGTGAAACCGTATTAATCATATGTAAAAGTATTAAAATACTTATAAAGCTTTATAAATCGGTTATAAAGTAATGTATTAAAATTTATAAATTAGTTTTAAAGGCTTATATCATCTAAAATAATGTATAAATGATAATAAATATTTTAAAACATTTAATGACTTTTAATGATAAAATCCTTCAACTATTTTTGAATCGTAAAAAACCTTCAACTAAGTTTTCAACATTATAAACCCTCAACTTATAAATCGTTAACGTATCTCACCCTCCGTCACGGTTTTTTAGACGGAGGGTAACATATGTTAACGAAATTAAAGTTGAGTGTTTATTTCACAGTATTTTTAGTTGAGAGTTTTTTTACGATTCATCTTTACTTGAGGAGTTTAATTACTAAAAATCCTTTTTTTATACATCCTCTGTTCCTTTATTTCTAGTCAGATCTAGTTTCTTTCCATTTATAGTAACTTCCAATTGGTAAAACTGTAAAATTGTCAAACATAAAAAATAAAATGGTTGTGAAATGAGATACAACACTCACAATAAAACTGAATGATTGATTTTTTAAAATTAAATTACAAAATATACTGCAAAATTACCAATATATTGCTGTTTTTTTAACTGTCCAATATATTGATGTTTGAGACAAATTTTTGTTATGTATTAGACAGTTTAATTTGTGTTTCACGTGGAGAATGGTTGTGATGTTTGACCGCAAAGTACGCAACACCCAGTCGAGGGTGAACCAGTAGCATAGGTAGTGTGTTATGAAGTGGATTAATTAATAACCATGTAGTTTAGAAAACAAGTTATTTTTTTATCAAATAAATTATGTTGACCCCACTCAAAAAGGAATATTGACTCCTATCAAACTTGTATATTTAAATGTAGGCCAATTGTGACTCCATAATTAATCCGTTGCCTCTACACATGAACTAAAGTAGCCTCTTTGCTAGGTACAATGAGGGTTCTTTTTGTTGAAATGACAATAAATTAATATAATAAGAAAAATGTTTTGCTAGATTTAAGATATTGAAAAAAGAGTTTGAATGTTTTCTACGTAATTACGAACATGATTATATTTTTAGATCATAATTTAAGTTTCAGATCCTTAATTTGATACTTATCAATTTTGTAGAAGAAACTGAAAAGTATAATTTTATTTTTTTCCTCATAACCAAATCAAAACCTAAAAGAAAAAAAAAATTGAATACAATATTTTCTCATTCAAAACCCTAAAATCTTGTGCCAGAACTTAAAATTAATTTATAGTCCAATGAAGAACCGAAACCCCTGAGATCAACAAATATACTTAACCATTTTAATTGTCTATATAAAAGAATCTTCAATTCTACTCTATGATTTACTCCAAAATAGAGTTTAAGGTATGCTCCAATTTCTTTTCGTTTTTCACAATGTGATGGAGTAAACATAGGATTACTCTTAAATAGAATAAATATTTTATTTTTTATCATTATTCTATTTTTACTCCAAAGTAAAGTAAAAATGGATTAAATTCAGCTCCATTACGAAAAAAAAAGTTTTATATTGGAGATGTTCTAATGATCAACCATAGTTACAGTTGACTGTGTAACAATTATTTTCTTTTAACCTAATATATATTCTCTCTGTTCTGAAATGTAAGATGTTTTGGGTAGTATACACTTATTAAGAAAATTACTTTTTACCTAGAAAATATCATTAAAATTAAAAACTAAAAACTACTCGACCAATTACAAAATAAAACTATTAAATTTGATTGGCTATACAGTTTTTGATAAACTTAAAGTTACCTAGAAAGATGAAAACATTTTATATATTACAACATAAAAATTATTCTAAACATCTTACATTTAAGAACGGAGGGAGTATAATGATACAATAACTACTAACTTGGTTGTTGTTTTTTCCGTTGTAAGTGTCGGTGACTTTTTGATTTTTTAGTGGAAAATCATTTTATCATTATCAATTTAGTGAGGAATTGGCAGACACTGGACTAAAGTTGTTTCGTCTAAATGTGGAAGATGGAATAAAGAAAACAAGTAGGGTCCATTCATCCTTACCATAAATACTCTTATTTCTTAAGACTTGCTATTAAGCGAAACAAGACAAACCTATAAAGCTTGCATTGCTTCTTACTTTTCCGCGAAATCTCCAAGTAATTAATGGGTGGAGAACGACAAGATATAACATTTTTTTAGAAGTTAATTACTAAACTTTATAATGCACAAGAATATAGAAAAATGAAAGCTATATAGTTGAAAATTTAATTGGGTCAATAGTATCGTATTTTGATTTTTTTCATCCTCGTATTCACTCTCCATTCGGTTGAGAAAAAAGAGCAGGAAGGACTGAAGGTAATTTGGTGTTTAATGATTTAACATCGGAACATATAATTGAAGAATCCCTCGGAAGGATTTATGAACTCAATCCGATCTACAAACTGAACGTAGGTCTGGACGTAGCAACTTAGCAGAAAAAGTAAGTTTAAATGAAAATTAATTGGAAAATAGTTTTATGCATTCTAGTATTACATAAATTGTTTTGGTAAGTGATGTTAATATAACTTCGTGGCCTAGCGTGGCTTAGCTCCACTTAATCTGAGTTCAAGTCCTTGCGAGCTGAATTTTTATATTGTTTTACTGAATAAGAAATTACTATGCTTTCATCTATTTCTAGAAGCCTCTGCAACTCTAACTGTCGTGTGGAGACTCTTTTTCAAATAAAGATTTTTTTTCTTAATTTTTTTGGTTTTTCTTTATATTTGAAGCAAAAATATTCCAAACAGCTAGGTTTTGATTTATTAAACGCTAATTTCTTCAATTTCAATGTATAGGGAACCAACCGATTCACCACCTATGCACGCAGATCAGTTTTTTTCTCGCCACACGACCATCAAATATCCAGGTCTCCGTCCGGCGATCAAAGTCTCCGGCGAGGTATGCCGTCATCCGAGATTATCTTTATACAATGTTTCTCAGGCGACATATTTCCGAGGACTTCATCCCAACGAGTCAACCGAAGTTATCATCCCAGAGAACTATTAGGGATATATATACCACGTCGGGAATTCTAAGGGACATAATATATAAAGTGTTAAGACCAATCCACTAATCACCAATTGGTTTTAAGTTGGAAGCCCATAATAAACCTAAATCTAACATGGTATCAGAGCCAGTTCTAAATACCCTAAACTCCTAATTAAAATTAAAATTAACCCTTCTGACCGGGTATAAAGATCGTAATTAACCCTTTCAACCGATTATAAAGGTTGTGTTAAACTCGCTCGACCGAGTATAAATGTCCTAAAGTTCCGAGATTTCTGACCGATAAGAGCCATCATCTCGAGGAGGGGTATTAGGGATATATATCCCACATCGAAAATTCTAAGGTACTATATAAAGTGTTAGGGCTAATTCACTAATCACCGATTCGTCTTAAGTTGGAAGACCATAATAAACCCGAATGTTAACACTAGATAATGATAACATTACAGGGTTTTTTTTCAAGCTTTTGATAATGCTTATCATTGGTGGTGTTGACGATGAAGGAGACGATGGTGCCGAAGACGATCCAGATGATGATGACGTGAAGCAACCTACGCTTGAAGTAATGATTTACGTGATCTCTAACTAAATTTAGGGTTTGGTTTAATTAATGTTAGTGGGCCTTGTTTTGGGTACGTGCAATACGTGCTTTGATTTCTTCTTTTCCTTTTTAGTTTGGTTTTGGTCAGTGCTAGAATTACAGAGAGAGTTAATGGTGGTTAAGGGTTTATGGTTTTCATGTGGGTTAATTTTGTCTGAGATTTATTCTATAGTTTAGAATATCTCAAAGTGTTGTTTTTCATAGTTTGGAATTTTTTTTTTTTTTAGAGATTCTTCTATAGTTTAGAATTTCTCAAGATGACGTGTGTTATATTCCATAGTTTGGGATACGTTGGTTATATAGTTTAACCATGGAGGAGTTTTAGTTATGCTCATGTTTTTAGGTCAATCTGTTTCGTCCAAGTTACGGACTGTCCGAGATAGGACGATTGTTTTGGAGCTGCAGTTGCGCCCACGGGATGTATTTCCATTGTCAACAAGAGCTGAAGTTTTCATCCCTCCTTGTCTAAAGTTGAAGTTTATTCTCGGAGGAACCTACTGATTTGTTTTCCTCGACATAGTGTCCACAACATACGTGGTCTGCTTTGATTGCAGTTTTGTGTGTTGCATCCCACGTTTGTCGTGCGGGGGAGTATAATAGATATATTACTTAATTGGTTTGGAGCTGCAGTTGCGCCCACGGGATTGGCCCTAACACTTTATATATTACTTAATGTCCCTTAGAATTCCCGATGTGGGATATATATCCTTAATAAGAACTATTTTAGATAGAGGACTCTCTAAGAGATTTAGAAAGCCATTCGTCTAACGACTCTATGGTCTCCAGTGAGGCACACCTTTGTGCCGACGCCATCATCCGAGATTATCTTTCTACATCGTTTCTCCGGCAACATTTTTTCGACAACGTCAACCGAAGTTATCATCCCATATAGTTATTATTCGGGTCATCACCCCGTAATCTCTATATCTCCTCATCCACCTATCCTTTCATTCCGGTCTGATATCAATCATAATCTTAATTTAACCATTTGAAAATAAAATTAAAACGTCCCATCTGATGAGAATACATAAGCATCCTCCTCGTATGGTGCAGCTATAAAACAAAACCACATTTTATCTATTTGCCATTGTCTAGGCACAACTTCATTAACAAGATTCTCAGAGTTCCACATCTTGTATTGGTCATTCTAATCTTTGTTTGACCGTTTATAATATTTGTTCACTTTACAGTATTTGGGCTTCAACAATTGACGCTAGAAGAAGGGGGCTCAAAACACTCACGAAGTTCAGCGGTGGTAAAGATCAAATTTACTTTCGGTGGTCTTCGGCGACCTCCACATCCATATTCACACCCAGAAAGTGGCACAATGGTGTGGATCCTAAAACCTACACTAGGTATATGGTAGTGATTGTATGTAAAATATTAGGGAATAAATAACGTGGGCAATTGTATCCTCAGAACACAACGATGTAATCAGATTCCGGTTGACTAAAGGGACTTTTACTGATAAAGTTTGATGGAATACAATGATGAAATGAGATCGGAATATAACTTATGAAGAACTAAAAGATTGAATACAGAGTATGAGAATGAGAGAGCTTGAGGTCGAGGTCAATATGTTTAGTGTAAGTCTCAAGGGTTTCATGTGTCCTCTCTACTTTCACTTCTTATCTTCTTATAGCTGCAAGGTCTCCAAAAGTTCCTTAACGATATCGAGATCCTCGGGATCTCGACTTCACCGTGTCGACTTCGTCTTCTTCTTGATTACTACGAAAACACAACTTTCATTATTATTCTAGAATATATTAATTAAATACTTATCTCAAAAATTGGAAGCGATGTTTCATGTAATTGTTGAGTTTCATATCTTTGAAGTTTGATAGTTCTCAATGACTTAGATTCATATCTTTGAATTTTTGGCATGTTCAGAGATTATGAATTCGATGGTGAGCTTAAGAGAATCTACTGTTGATTATAAGTAAATTTTATAAAAGATTATATCATAAGAGAACTAAATCATTGAAACGACGCAGTGATTAGGTTTTCTCTGAAATAGTAGAGAAATATAGACCATTTGATGATGATTTCAACTTGAATTGCCTATTTATTTATCTATGTTTTACTTCGGCATTCTTTCTTTCTTTTGTAAGTTTTTTTCTAGGTTGACTTTGTTTTCCATACTAAACTTCATTTGTAAGAGAAACAATCTTAGTTTATGAAAGATTTTATAGAGGGTGTTAAACTCATCTCAAACAGTCATGATCCAAGCTAATTTGATGGGATACATTGTGATAATGTTGGTGAATAAGAGAGATTTGTGCTCTAGAAAGCATTATTGAAACATAAACTAAAGAGATAAAGACATAGCTCAAATGAGCTTTATTATGCAAGAAAGATAAAGAAAGGAAATAAATTTAATGTTGTCACCAGGAGATAAAAAGATCGTTTGATATCATGAAATGGTTTGAAATGGCTGCTTATGATGCAGCCAAGGTTTTTTACACAAGAGTTCATAACATCATATATATAAGCTTAGAAACCCTACTTACATGGTTCTATTTGATCATAAGATGGGCTTTTCCTATGGGCTTCAATATCTTCCCGCAAACGTGGCATCGGGTGGTGAGTCAAGCAATTGAGCCAAGTTTAAAGATGCAAATGGAGCTGATTTTGAAATGAGCATAAGTAGTTGAAGATCCATGGAAGGTAGGTAGATGACTCTATTCAGCTTGGAGAATAGACATAAGTGTGAGAACATCTTCAGGTTCTTTTGACCTATTTGTCTCACAACAAGTTGGGAATTTTTTTTTTAATCCTCCTAACTGGACTAAGCTATCTCACGGCCAAACAGAAATCCATCCTACAACAGCCTAAACCTCAACTCTCTATTTCCTATCCATCTGCCACCAAAACTCTTCATTTTCAAAATCTGTTTTTCTCTTGGACATTTAACCAAACATCTTGTGTGCACGCATCAACAGAAACTTGCAGCCATTAAGCTCAAACCCAACACTATCCTATTGCAAATTTCCAAACCAATCCAGTCACAGCACAATACCTAGCCAGCAATATGTTTTCCCGTTCTCAAGCTATCTATTTTCTGCCTCAAATGAAAGTACAAAGATATTACAGTGAGAAGAAACATGATATGTGACTTGGAGAAACCACTAGTTCTGTTTGAAAAGTCATTATCCTCTTCAAATAGCTTGACCAGCTTCACCAATACACCAACTTTGCTTTACCAAGGCGTGTCTCTTCTCTGTCTTCGTCACTACTTCAAAAACAGGACTGGATTTGCGCAAACAGATTAAACTGGGGCTTGAAGATGAACATAACCATGAACCGTCTGTGAACAAGGAGAGCTTGAAAACGCAAAAAGGCTCTTCCTTTCTTTGGATTTCGAGTTCAGGAACCAAACTCCATCGAAAGTGACACGAAGCTGACTTGAGTCGATGAAGAAAATTTTCTTCTTATCTGGATCTGTTTGTCGGAAGCGTAAAGTTGTCTGGGTGAGTCTTGTCTGTTTGACAGAAGCGTCAAGCTCAGAATAAAAATTAAATCAAACCCATGAAACGCCGTGGTCTCTGATACCATGATAATGTTTGTGAATAAGAGAGATTTGTGCTCTAGAAAGCCTTATTGAAAGATAAAATAAAGATTTGCACCTCTCTCTAGAAAAGCTCTCTGACTTCTGTCTACCTTATTGACAAAGATTTCCGACACCGGACGGCGGTTTGGCTTTCCTTGCCACCGTCGGTCCGGCCTGTGTGTATCCCCTCTGCATTTTTGCTTTTCTAGTTGTTTGTCCTTGAAGTGACTTGGTAAAACTTCGAGAGTAGTTCTCAGATCTGGTAGATCAGATATGGTGGTCCGTTGGTGGCTTAGGTTTCGACTGCCTCTTCTATAGCATCGTTTTCCCCGCTCCATCTCTTCTTTATCTTCTAGGGTTTTGTTGGCGGGTCTCTGGAGTTTCGACTCCTTTCCGTTAATTGACATCGATTTCCCTTCTGCTTGTGTTTCCTTGGCTAGCCTCTGGTGGTGGTCCCTTTGAGAGTTGGCGGTTATGCTCTTCCTTGATCTCGTTTGCAACGGAACAAATTCTGTTGGTGTTTGGTTCTCTGATGATTCGATTTGGTTTCTCCGGCTTGTCTTCAAGGAAGAGGGGTCTCGGCCTTTATCATCTCGCCGTGGGTGTTTGAAGTTTAATGGTGTGTCTCTTCTTCTCCCTTGGGTAAGCTTTCCGTTGTCGGCCTCTTGGCTCCTGGTATGGTTCCGGAGCAGTAGAATGAGTTGTGGTCTCTGTTGCTCCCCAAATAAAGTTAGGCGTTCGATGTCCCTCTCTTTAATCCTCCTCTCTCGTTGGGTCCATTGCTATGTTATCTTATCTGTTGATCTTGTATTGCTAATCATACTCTTACTAGTCACTGATTTTAGGATATGTATCTCTCTCCAGTGAATGTTTTGCTGGCTTTTGTCTCTAGAAGAACTGTGTTGTTTCTTGCTAGCTTTAGGTTCTGAGAGTACTTGTTACTCGTCAGATTAGTATCCCAAAAACGTATCCTACTCTTGTATGCTTCCTATTAGGCCTGGCCAAAATAACTGGAACCGAAGAACCGAACCGAAACCGAACCGAAATACCCAAAACCGGAACCGGACTAATACCCTCAAATACCCGAATGGTTCCTATATTTTTATATCCGAAATAACCGAACCGAACCGGAACCGAACCGAGAACCGAACGGATACCCAAATATATAAAAATATTAATTATATACACATATAACATCACTAAATATATATTTTTAATTTAAAAATCTATTAAAAGTATCTGAAAATAGTTCAGAATAACTAAATTATTATAAAGTATCAAAACTACCTCCCGAAATATCCAAAGTAATCCCAAATATCCAAATTTTTTATCTAAATCATCCTAATTATTTGATATTTTACCCTAAATAACTGATATTTTATCCAAATTATCCGAACTCCCCGAACTATCCGAACTCGAACCGGATCCAAATGAGAACCGAACTTTTTCCGGATATTTTTCGGTTCCTACATTTACTATCTGAACCAAACCGAATCCGAAACTATCCGAACCGAACCGAACCGAAAATAGGTCAAGTACCAAATGGATCTTCTAGCCCCTATCCGAACTACCCAAAACCCGAAATACCCGAACCGATACCCGAAATGCCCAGGCCTACTTCCTATGATCAATTGAATTTTTAGTGTGAAAAAAAGAAACATAAACACATAGCTCAAATGAGCTTTATTATGCAAGAAAAATAAAGGGTTTTCTGCAAAAAAAACCTTCAATGTGATTTTTTTTTTGCAAATTAATCCGCGAACTCAAAAACCCACGGGTCAACCCTCCAAGTGCCAGTCAAACTGCAATATAACCCTCGGCCGTATTTATGTGTATTTGACTGTGTATAATTTTAACATTTTTTCAATACTAGGTTGTTTTGGCGCTAATTTTTTAATGAAAAAAATTTGTTGAACTCGTGGTTTGAAATTTGAACCTTAAATACCATGTGCATGCTATATAACCATTTCGGCCAACAAATATATTTTTTTACTTAACAAACGCAATTATATAGATTTCTAAAACGAAATGACCTTGTTTTTCTCGGACATGGGAGCTTGCGTAAATGCACAATGAAGGTGGGGTTCAACAAATTCTTTTCATTAAAAAATTAGCGCCAAAACGACATAGTATTGAAAAAATGTTAAAATTATACACAGTCAAATACACATAAATATGGCCGAGGGTTATATTGCGGTTTGACTGGCACTTGGAGGGTTGACCCGTGGGTTTTTGAGTTCGCGGATTAATTTGCAAAAAAAACCATATTGAGGATTTTTTTGCAGAAAACCCAAAAGTAAAGAAAGGAAATAACTTTAATGTTGTCACCAAGAGATAATAAGATCGTTTGATATCATGAAATGGTTTGAAAGTGGCTGCTTATGATGCAGCCAAAGTTTTTTACACAAGAATAAGCTTAG
Coding sequences within:
- the LOC106343407 gene encoding uncharacterized protein LOC106343407, with the translated sequence MSINGKESKLQRPANKTLEDKEEMERGKRCYRRGSRNLSHQRTTISDLPDLRTTLEVLPSHFKDKQLEKQKCRGDTHRPDRRWQGKPNRRPVSEIFVNKVDRSQRAFLERETTAFHGFDLIFILSLTLLSNRQDSPRQLYASDKQIQIRRKFSSSTQVSFVSLSMEFGS